One genomic window of Staphylococcus hsinchuensis includes the following:
- a CDS encoding HU family DNA-binding protein, with product MNKTDLINAVADQADLTKKEAGSAVDAVFESIQKSLSKGEKVQLIGFGNFEVRERAARKGRNPQTGKEIDIPASKVPAFKAGKALKDAVK from the coding sequence ATGAACAAAACAGATTTAATCAATGCTGTTGCTGATCAAGCAGACTTAACTAAAAAAGAAGCTGGTTCAGCTGTTGACGCAGTATTCGAATCAATTCAAAAATCACTTTCTAAAGGTGAAAAAGTACAATTAATTGGATTCGGTAATTTCGAGGTACGTGAACGTGCTGCTCGTAAAGGTCGTAATCCTCAAACAGGTAAAGAAATTGACATCCCTGCTAGCAAAGTTCCAGCATTCAAAGCTGGTA
- a CDS encoding NAD(P)H-dependent glycerol-3-phosphate dehydrogenase produces MTKITVFGTGSFGTALAHVLADNGHQVLMWGKNEQTINELNDSHKNSKYLKNIELNKQLKATGDIETAINYADVFLIALPTKAIRSVVSEIDSKLTTKKTFIHVAKGIENDTYKRVSEMIEDTLDPSHNAGIGVLSGPSHAEEVVVKQPTTIAASSKSSEVSLLTQDLFMNDYLRIYTNDDLIGVELGGALKNIIAVASGVLSGLGYGDNAKAALMTRGLAEISRLGEKLGANPLTFQGLGGIGDLIVTCTSTHSRNYTLGYKLGEGKSLDQALEEMNMVVEGINTTNSVYHLAQSQGVEMPITEALYSVLFENRPVEESVKDLMGRGKKSE; encoded by the coding sequence ATGACAAAAATTACTGTTTTTGGAACTGGTAGCTTTGGTACAGCTTTAGCCCATGTACTTGCAGATAATGGTCACCAAGTTTTGATGTGGGGAAAAAATGAACAGACAATTAACGAATTAAATGATAGCCATAAAAATAGCAAATATTTAAAAAATATCGAGCTAAATAAACAACTTAAAGCAACAGGAGATATAGAAACTGCAATTAATTATGCAGATGTCTTTTTAATCGCATTACCAACTAAAGCGATTCGATCTGTAGTTTCAGAAATCGACAGTAAACTAACTACTAAAAAGACTTTTATCCACGTTGCCAAAGGTATTGAAAATGATACTTATAAACGTGTTTCAGAAATGATTGAAGACACATTAGATCCGTCACATAATGCAGGTATTGGCGTATTATCTGGACCAAGTCATGCAGAAGAAGTTGTTGTCAAGCAACCAACAACAATTGCAGCATCTTCTAAATCTTCAGAAGTAAGCTTACTCACTCAAGATTTATTTATGAATGATTATTTACGTATTTATACAAATGATGATTTAATCGGTGTTGAGTTAGGCGGCGCTTTAAAAAATATCATAGCCGTCGCAAGCGGAGTACTTTCTGGTCTTGGTTATGGAGATAATGCTAAGGCGGCACTCATGACTAGAGGTTTAGCTGAAATTAGTCGTTTAGGAGAAAAACTCGGCGCAAATCCTCTTACATTCCAAGGTTTAGGAGGAATCGGTGACTTAATCGTCACATGTACTTCTACTCATTCTCGTAATTATACGTTGGGATATAAATTAGGTGAAGGAAAGTCATTAGATCAGGCTTTAGAGGAAATGAATATGGTCGTTGAAGGTATAAATACTACGAACTCAGTTTATCATTTAGCACAATCACAAGGTGTGGAAATGCCAATTACTGAAGCATTATACAGTGTTTTATTTGAAAATAGACCCGTTGAAGAAAGTGTTAAAGATCTAATGGGGCGTGGCAAAAAGTCGGAATAA
- the der gene encoding ribosome biogenesis GTPase Der — protein MTKPVVAIVGRPNVGKSTIFNRVVGERVSIVEDTPGVTRDRIYSSGDWLTHDFNIIDTGGIEIGDAPFQTQIKAQAEIAIDEADAIIFMVNVRDGLTQGDELIAQMLYKSKKPVVLAVNKVDNPEARNDIYDFYSLGFGDPYPISGSHGLGLGDLLDEVVKHFKEDTPDPYDEDTIRLSIIGRPNVGKSSLVNAILGEKRVIVSNVAGTTRDAIDTEYHYDGQDYVLIDTAGMRKKGKVYENTEKYSVLRALKAIERSNVVLVVIDAEEGIIEQDKKVAGYAHEEGKAIVIVVNKWDTVDKETNTMKEFKDEVRKEFQFLDYAEVAFISAKENQRLKTLFPYINEASENHKKRVQSSTLNEVITDAISMNPTPTDKGRRLNVFYSTQVAIEPPTFVVFVNDVELMHFSYKRYLENQIRSAFGFEGTPVHIIPRRRN, from the coding sequence ATGACTAAACCTGTAGTAGCAATCGTAGGTAGACCAAACGTAGGTAAATCTACAATTTTTAATAGAGTCGTAGGCGAACGTGTTTCTATAGTAGAAGATACACCAGGTGTAACACGTGATCGTATTTATTCTTCAGGGGATTGGTTAACACACGATTTTAACATCATTGATACTGGTGGAATTGAAATTGGTGATGCTCCATTTCAAACTCAAATAAAAGCCCAAGCTGAGATTGCAATTGACGAAGCAGATGCAATAATTTTTATGGTGAACGTAAGGGACGGCTTAACCCAAGGCGATGAATTAATTGCCCAAATGTTATATAAATCCAAGAAGCCAGTCGTACTTGCAGTAAATAAAGTAGACAATCCAGAAGCACGCAATGACATTTATGACTTTTACTCATTAGGATTTGGGGATCCATATCCAATTTCAGGATCACATGGTTTAGGTTTAGGTGATTTATTAGATGAAGTGGTGAAACACTTTAAAGAAGATACACCTGATCCCTACGATGAAGACACTATTCGTCTTTCTATTATCGGAAGACCTAATGTAGGTAAATCAAGTCTCGTAAATGCAATTTTGGGAGAGAAACGAGTTATTGTTTCAAACGTTGCTGGTACAACAAGAGACGCTATCGATACAGAATATCATTATGATGGACAAGATTATGTACTCATCGACACAGCAGGGATGAGAAAGAAAGGTAAAGTATATGAAAATACTGAAAAATATTCAGTATTGCGTGCATTAAAAGCAATAGAACGATCAAATGTAGTACTCGTCGTTATCGATGCAGAAGAGGGTATTATCGAACAAGATAAAAAAGTAGCTGGTTATGCACATGAAGAAGGTAAAGCAATTGTGATTGTTGTAAATAAATGGGATACTGTAGATAAAGAAACAAATACCATGAAAGAATTCAAAGACGAAGTACGCAAAGAGTTTCAGTTTCTAGATTATGCGGAAGTGGCCTTTATTTCTGCCAAAGAAAACCAAAGACTTAAAACGTTATTCCCATATATTAATGAAGCGAGCGAAAATCATAAAAAGCGTGTTCAAAGTTCGACATTGAATGAAGTCATCACTGATGCGATTTCTATGAATCCGACACCGACAGATAAAGGTCGCAGACTAAATGTGTTCTATTCTACACAAGTTGCAATTGAACCACCAACCTTTGTAGTGTTTGTAAATGACGTAGAATTAATGCATTTTTCTTATAAGAGATACCTCGAGAATCAAATTAGATCTGCGTTCGGTTTTGAAGGCACCCCTGTCCATATTATACCGAGAAGAAGAAACTAA
- the rpsA gene encoding 30S ribosomal protein S1, with protein MTEEFNESMIHDIKEGDKVTGEVIELEEKQVIVHINGSKFNGIIPISQLSTHHIDNPSDAVKVGDEVGAYVTKVEYDEENETGNYILSKRQLETEKSYEFLQEKLDNDETIEAKVTEIVKGGLVVDVGQRGFVPASLISTDFIEDFSGFEGETLKLKVEELDPANNRVILSRKAVEAIENAAKKESLLDSLKEGDVIDGKVARLTNFGAFIDIGGVDGLVHVSELSHEHVKSPEDVVNIGEDVKVKVKSIDKDSERISLSIKETLPSPFESIEGEISEGDTIEGKVVRLADFGAFVEIKPGVQGLVHISEISHKHIATPSEALEPGQEVRVKVLGVDIENERISLSIKATEPKDDDSNNQGPSDEESTNSYIDNAADDEDNPTLGDVFGDKLKDFKF; from the coding sequence ATGACTGAAGAATTTAACGAGTCAATGATTCATGACATTAAAGAAGGGGACAAAGTTACTGGCGAAGTAATTGAACTTGAAGAGAAACAAGTAATTGTACATATCAACGGTAGCAAATTCAATGGAATCATCCCTATAAGCCAACTATCAACGCATCATATTGATAACCCAAGTGATGCTGTTAAGGTAGGCGATGAAGTCGGTGCTTATGTTACAAAAGTAGAGTATGACGAAGAGAATGAAACTGGGAATTATATCCTCTCTAAACGTCAACTTGAAACTGAAAAATCATATGAATTTTTACAAGAAAAGCTAGACAATGATGAGACAATCGAAGCAAAAGTAACTGAAATTGTGAAAGGCGGTTTAGTTGTAGATGTTGGTCAAAGAGGTTTCGTACCAGCTTCATTAATTTCAACTGACTTTATAGAAGATTTCTCTGGTTTTGAGGGAGAAACACTTAAGTTGAAAGTAGAAGAGCTAGACCCAGCAAATAATCGCGTTATTTTAAGCCGTAAAGCAGTTGAAGCAATTGAAAATGCTGCTAAAAAAGAATCATTACTAGATTCTCTTAAAGAAGGCGACGTAATCGATGGTAAAGTAGCTAGATTAACAAACTTTGGTGCTTTCATTGATATTGGTGGCGTAGACGGCCTTGTACATGTATCTGAGTTATCTCATGAGCATGTTAAATCTCCGGAAGATGTCGTTAATATCGGTGAAGATGTGAAAGTTAAAGTTAAATCTATAGATAAAGATTCTGAACGCATCTCATTATCTATTAAAGAAACTTTACCTAGTCCATTTGAATCTATTGAAGGTGAAATTAGCGAAGGCGACACAATTGAAGGTAAAGTCGTAAGATTAGCTGATTTTGGTGCTTTCGTAGAAATTAAACCTGGTGTTCAAGGACTAGTTCATATTTCTGAAATTAGTCATAAACATATTGCGACGCCAAGCGAAGCATTAGAACCTGGACAAGAGGTTAGAGTTAAAGTTCTAGGTGTAGATATTGAAAATGAACGTATTTCATTATCTATTAAAGCTACAGAACCTAAAGACGATGACAGCAACAACCAAGGTCCAAGTGATGAAGAATCAACAAACTCTTACATCGACAATGCAGCTGATGATGAAGACAACCCTACATTAGGCGATGTATTTGGTGATAAATTAAAAGATTTTAAATTTTAA
- the cmk gene encoding (d)CMP kinase, translating into MKLINIALDGPAAAGKSTIAKRVAEQLSMIYVDTGAMYRAITYKYLKQNKTDDFEALINSTELYLTYDNEKGQRIILDNTDVTDYLRENDVTQNVSYVASKEPVRTFAVKKQKELADNKGIVMDGRDIGTVVLPNAELKVYMIASVEERAQRRQKDNELRGIDSNLEQLKEEIAERDHYDMNREISPLTKADDAVTLDTTGKSIETVTDEILTMVKNI; encoded by the coding sequence ATGAAGCTAATCAATATCGCGCTCGATGGTCCTGCAGCAGCAGGGAAGAGTACAATCGCAAAAAGAGTAGCAGAGCAATTATCTATGATTTATGTAGATACAGGTGCGATGTATCGTGCGATTACATATAAATATTTAAAACAAAATAAAACAGATGACTTTGAAGCACTTATAAATTCTACTGAACTGTATTTGACCTATGATAACGAGAAAGGCCAACGTATAATACTTGATAATACAGATGTAACTGATTATTTGAGAGAAAATGATGTAACACAAAACGTTTCATACGTTGCTTCAAAAGAACCCGTACGAACTTTTGCTGTTAAAAAGCAAAAAGAACTGGCTGATAATAAAGGCATCGTTATGGACGGTAGAGATATTGGAACAGTTGTGTTACCAAATGCTGAGCTGAAGGTTTATATGATTGCCTCTGTTGAAGAACGTGCCCAACGTCGTCAAAAAGACAACGAATTGAGGGGTATTGATTCGAACTTAGAACAATTAAAAGAAGAAATCGCAGAACGTGATCATTATGATATGAATCGTGAAATTTCTCCTTTAACTAAAGCTGATGATGCAGTTACTTTAGATACTACTGGAAAAAGTATAGAAACAGTTACGGATGAAATTTTAACGATGGTGAAAAATATTTAA
- a CDS encoding asparaginase: protein MKKLLVIHTGGTISMSQNETNQVTTNDDNPISQHQDIIQQYAEITELTPFNVPSPHMNTEYVVKLKEIIEQAVSEDIYDGFVITHGTDTLEETAYLLDLTLDISKPVVITGAMRSSNEIGSDGLYNYISAINVATSDQALNMGVMVVFNDEIHTARNVTKTHTSNINTFQSPNHGPLGVLTKNRVQFHHRPFSNQILKHIDVNLNIPLVKAYMGMDSDILNFYSNNHVDGIIIEALGQGNLPPTCLEGLNNCIKNDIPLVLVSRSFNGIVGPIYDYEGGGAELFKKGVIFSNGLNGPKARLKLLVGLSNHLDKEALTKYFDY, encoded by the coding sequence ATGAAAAAACTTCTCGTTATACATACTGGTGGTACGATTAGTATGTCTCAGAATGAAACAAACCAAGTTACGACTAATGATGATAATCCAATTTCACAACATCAAGATATTATTCAACAATATGCTGAAATTACCGAATTAACACCATTTAATGTTCCATCTCCACATATGAATACAGAATATGTCGTAAAACTCAAAGAAATTATCGAACAAGCAGTTTCAGAAGATATATATGATGGTTTTGTCATTACACATGGTACTGATACTTTAGAAGAAACAGCGTATTTACTTGATTTAACATTAGATATTTCAAAACCTGTCGTAATTACAGGTGCGATGCGTTCTTCAAATGAAATTGGCTCTGATGGTCTATATAATTATATTTCAGCTATAAATGTAGCAACCTCTGATCAAGCTCTAAACATGGGTGTAATGGTTGTCTTTAACGATGAGATTCACACCGCACGTAATGTAACGAAGACACATACTTCGAATATTAATACATTTCAAAGTCCAAACCATGGCCCACTTGGTGTTCTAACGAAAAATAGAGTTCAATTTCACCACCGACCATTTTCTAATCAAATACTTAAACATATTGATGTTAACTTAAATATCCCTCTTGTAAAGGCATATATGGGCATGGATAGTGACATATTAAACTTTTATAGTAATAATCATGTTGATGGAATTATAATAGAGGCATTAGGACAAGGTAATTTACCACCGACATGTTTAGAAGGTTTAAACAATTGTATTAAAAATGACATTCCTCTAGTACTTGTTTCACGATCATTTAATGGTATCGTTGGTCCTATTTATGATTATGAAGGTGGCGGTGCTGAGTTATTTAAAAAAGGCGTTATTTTTTCTAACGGATTGAATGGTCCTAAAGCACGTCTGAAATTACTCGTAGGATTGAGCAATCACCTAGATAAAGAAGCATTAACGAAATACTTTGATTATTAA
- the ypdA gene encoding bacillithiol disulfide reductase YpdA — protein MQTVESIIIGGGPCGLSAAIEQKKKGIETLVIEKGNVVDAIYNYPTHQTFFSSSDKLSIGDIPFIVEDSKPRRNQALVYYREVVKHHQLNINAFEEVLTVKKINNRFTLTTTKDVYQCRFLTVATGYYGHHNELEVEGAELPKVKHYFKEAHPYFNQDVVIIGGKNSAVDAALELEKAGANVTVLYRGSVYSKAVKPWILPNFDSLVRHEKIDMAFNANVIKITESSVVYEHEGQTIEIPNDYVFAMIGYHPDYEFLESIGIEINTNEYGTAPVYNRETYETNVENCYIAGVIAAGNDANTIFIENGKYHGGIITQSILTKKQTPLES, from the coding sequence ATGCAAACAGTAGAAAGTATCATAATCGGCGGCGGCCCATGTGGATTAAGTGCCGCAATAGAACAAAAGAAAAAGGGAATTGAAACGCTAGTAATCGAAAAAGGGAACGTAGTTGATGCGATTTATAACTATCCAACCCATCAAACGTTCTTTTCATCGAGTGATAAACTAAGCATAGGAGATATTCCTTTTATTGTAGAAGATAGTAAACCGCGTAGAAATCAAGCGCTTGTGTATTACCGTGAAGTCGTTAAACATCATCAACTGAATATTAATGCTTTTGAAGAAGTCCTCACTGTGAAAAAGATCAATAACCGTTTTACACTTACAACGACTAAAGATGTTTACCAGTGTCGATTTTTAACGGTAGCGACAGGTTATTATGGACATCATAACGAACTAGAAGTCGAAGGTGCAGAATTACCTAAAGTAAAACATTACTTCAAAGAAGCACATCCATACTTCAACCAAGACGTAGTGATTATTGGTGGTAAAAATTCAGCAGTCGATGCAGCATTAGAATTAGAAAAAGCTGGTGCCAACGTCACTGTACTTTATCGTGGCTCTGTTTATTCAAAAGCAGTAAAACCTTGGATCTTGCCTAACTTTGATTCTTTAGTTAGACATGAAAAAATAGATATGGCATTCAATGCAAATGTAATAAAAATAACTGAAAGCTCTGTAGTATATGAACATGAAGGCCAAACGATAGAAATACCTAATGATTATGTATTTGCTATGATTGGATATCATCCAGACTATGAATTCTTAGAATCTATAGGTATCGAAATCAATACGAACGAATATGGAACAGCTCCCGTTTATAATAGAGAAACTTACGAGACAAATGTAGAAAATTGTTATATTGCAGGAGTTATTGCTGCAGGTAATGACGCAAATACTATTTTCATAGAAAATGGTAAATATCACGGTGGAATTATTACACAAAGTATTCTTACAAAGAAACAAACACCATTAGAATCATAG
- a CDS encoding elastin-binding protein, which yields MNLSKDNYKDDFEKNRQSIDPKEHLDKDQETHDGVNNAVDNEKEEVSRHSKEQFPPRNAQRRRQRRRDVATNQNEPNERNNNQDVRGERHHDNDSSSDRFNNDEDRRQFSEDERHRHNTEDDQHLQDRDLDDRHHDEDKGSKKKGAAAAGVAGAAGTGAYAAKKKKDHDHHDDVNHDDRNTSNKDFDRTDDHRNDDRDLRDDHRQDEHHDKDFDRDHDKDHKGSKKKGAAAAGAAGAAGAGAYATKKKKDHDHKEHDRDHADRDRKNESRDTSKKKGAAAGSAASTRKNNVRDDDYEYNHRDTKKGGLLGKLLPIIAAILLLAILAIIGGMFLNGGKHDEHKEDDKKVTDDANKDKANKDKKNNDDADKDKADKDADKDKASNDTKEDKSSEDSSNSSDSSQSSNDSNSNDQATNGAAGSAGSQGNSNSSGASDKQQGTSQSSDQQGQSNSSQSQGSSSSNSGQSSSSNSSNQSQGSSSNGSGQSSSNSGQRTVTVHDKNLYRVAIKYYGAGTPENVAKIKKANNLSSNTIHDGQRLVIPQ from the coding sequence ATGAATTTGTCTAAAGATAATTATAAAGATGATTTCGAAAAAAATCGTCAATCCATTGATCCAAAAGAACATCTAGACAAAGACCAAGAGACACATGATGGCGTTAATAATGCTGTCGATAACGAAAAAGAGGAAGTTTCTCGTCATAGTAAAGAACAGTTTCCTCCAAGAAACGCACAAAGAAGACGTCAACGTAGACGTGATGTAGCGACAAATCAAAATGAACCAAATGAACGTAACAACAATCAAGACGTTCGTGGAGAAAGACATCATGACAACGATTCATCATCAGATAGATTCAATAATGATGAAGATCGTCGTCAATTTTCAGAAGACGAACGTCATCGACATAATACAGAAGATGACCAACATCTTCAGGATCGTGATTTAGATGATCGTCACCATGATGAGGACAAAGGCTCTAAGAAGAAAGGCGCTGCAGCAGCTGGAGTCGCAGGTGCAGCAGGAACTGGTGCTTATGCAGCTAAGAAAAAGAAAGATCATGACCATCATGATGATGTAAACCATGACGACAGAAACACTTCAAACAAAGACTTTGATCGTACAGACGATCATCGCAATGATGACCGTGACTTACGTGATGATCATCGTCAAGATGAACATCACGATAAAGACTTTGATAGAGATCATGACAAAGATCATAAAGGCTCTAAGAAGAAAGGCGCTGCAGCAGCTGGTGCAGCAGGCGCGGCTGGAGCTGGTGCTTATGCAACTAAGAAAAAGAAAGATCATGACCATAAAGAACATGATCGTGACCATGCAGATCGCGATCGAAAAAATGAAAGCCGTGATACATCTAAGAAGAAAGGTGCAGCAGCAGGTAGTGCAGCTTCAACACGTAAAAACAATGTAAGAGACGATGATTATGAATATAACCATCGCGATACGAAAAAAGGTGGCTTATTAGGTAAATTATTACCTATCATTGCAGCAATATTATTATTAGCTATATTAGCTATTATCGGTGGTATGTTCTTAAATGGTGGTAAACATGACGAACATAAAGAAGATGATAAAAAAGTAACTGATGATGCTAATAAAGATAAAGCAAACAAAGATAAGAAAAACAATGACGACGCTGACAAAGATAAAGCTGACAAGGATGCAGACAAAGATAAAGCAAGCAACGATACTAAAGAAGATAAATCATCTGAAGATTCAAGCAATAGCAGTGATTCTAGTCAATCTAGTAACGACTCAAACAGTAATGACCAAGCTACAAATGGTGCAGCTGGTTCTGCAGGTAGTCAAGGTAATTCTAATAGCAGTGGTGCTTCAGATAAACAACAAGGAACTAGCCAGTCAAGTGATCAACAAGGTCAAAGCAATTCAAGTCAATCACAAGGTAGTTCATCAAGTAATTCAGGTCAAAGCTCATCATCAAATAGCTCAAATCAATCACAAGGTTCTTCATCAAATGGTTCTGGCCAATCATCAAGCAACAGTGGTCAACGTACAGTAACAGTACATGATAAGAACTTATACAGAGTAGCTATTAAATATTATGGTGCAGGTACACCTGAAAATGTTGCAAAAATTAAAAAAGCTAATAACTTAAGTTCAAACACTATCCATGATGGTCAACGTTTAGTTATTCCACAATAA
- a CDS encoding ATP-dependent DNA helicase RecQ, with amino-acid sequence MLHQELDKWFGFTSFKPGQQEVIQSVIDGQNTLGILPTGSGKSLCYQLTTYIKQKPTLIISPLISLMDDQVMQLKIQGEKNAACIHSGLDEEEKRLNIQALTSSRFIFLSPEFLLQPHNFNLIKSLNLGMIVLDEAHCLSEWGYDFRPHYALIGSIIKLFPSATILALTATAPPYLTQDLFQMLQKEFKVIKTQMNRDNIRFSHKNFSDDDEKNAWLLPTLETSGPTIIYVSSKKVCLSLAKQIYHYGFLTGIYHSDLSYQERQTVQHQFINNEIPIIVATSAFGMGINKKDIRTVIHYHLPSSPSNYIQEIGRAGRDGNPSQAISMYQPDDQYLLETLLFTDIITAEDVNDFELGGFVDPYKQEILNLLSSYYSFSQLKSIFEKTYQRKYHGFIRMLGYKSLDQCRRAYMMEFFGETLLNKPDPCCDNDSNIQPFNYFNRKKVKRKIEYQEKLKNLFK; translated from the coding sequence ATGTTACATCAAGAACTAGATAAATGGTTTGGTTTTACTTCATTTAAACCAGGACAACAAGAGGTCATACAAAGTGTAATCGATGGGCAGAACACATTAGGAATCTTACCAACGGGTAGTGGGAAAAGCTTATGTTATCAGTTAACCACTTATATAAAACAAAAGCCCACACTTATTATTTCCCCATTAATTTCTTTAATGGATGATCAAGTCATGCAGTTGAAGATACAAGGTGAGAAAAATGCGGCGTGTATTCATTCAGGTTTAGATGAAGAGGAAAAACGATTAAACATTCAGGCCCTTACTTCTAGTAGGTTTATTTTTCTTAGCCCAGAATTTTTATTACAACCACATAATTTTAATTTAATTAAAAGTTTAAATCTCGGTATGATTGTACTTGATGAAGCACATTGTTTATCTGAATGGGGTTATGATTTCAGACCGCATTATGCATTAATCGGTAGTATCATAAAACTCTTTCCTTCTGCGACAATACTCGCTTTAACGGCTACAGCACCACCGTATTTAACTCAAGATTTATTTCAAATGTTACAAAAAGAATTTAAAGTTATTAAGACGCAGATGAATCGAGATAACATTCGTTTTTCACATAAAAATTTCAGTGATGATGATGAAAAAAATGCATGGTTATTACCAACATTAGAAACTTCTGGTCCTACGATAATATATGTATCATCCAAAAAGGTCTGTTTATCATTGGCCAAACAAATTTATCATTATGGGTTTTTAACTGGTATTTATCATTCAGATCTTTCTTATCAAGAGCGACAAACAGTACAACATCAATTTATAAACAATGAAATCCCAATTATTGTTGCAACAAGTGCATTTGGCATGGGTATCAATAAAAAGGATATTCGAACTGTTATACACTATCATTTACCTTCTAGCCCCTCTAATTATATACAAGAAATAGGGCGAGCAGGACGTGATGGCAATCCAAGTCAGGCTATTAGCATGTACCAACCTGATGATCAATATTTATTAGAAACGTTATTATTTACAGATATAATCACTGCTGAGGATGTAAATGATTTTGAATTAGGTGGGTTTGTAGATCCTTATAAACAAGAAATATTAAATTTATTATCGTCATATTACTCATTTTCTCAACTGAAATCCATTTTCGAAAAAACCTACCAACGCAAGTATCATGGCTTTATTAGAATGTTGGGGTATAAATCGTTAGATCAATGCCGTCGTGCGTACATGATGGAGTTCTTTGGAGAAACCTTACTAAATAAACCTGACCCTTGTTGTGATAATGATAGTAATATTCAACCGTTTAACTATTTCAATCGCAAAAAAGTTAAAAGAAAGATAGAATATCAAGAAAAGTTAAAAAATTTATTCAAATAA
- a CDS encoding helix-turn-helix domain-containing protein: MNHIIHHAYHHAHHYKSTKSIYNILIGKKSHQTFFDACSQSLLSLYHSLPQLKYPSFERCIKQPPQSTSTIMTHPRYTYDSMNNTFKAMQLLIQTISNTQHDVYQFTPITQQRSIHSKVKAVYQKLKTSENIVACQQEIENLFYSIKDKNGFTYLHYYLQGFEESMYTRQQVSLIEGVSQIELFEYEMMDLVQMLYEIEDSEKYPILHQLIVLPKLLNKTRLSYKGILEGKHMDQLAQEQNVKINTIEDHVLELFIKGYLTNYDNYLDTNKFDTFSQYYIKNKSEKLKIYKTLTPELSYFEIKMAIVGIERGFFDI, encoded by the coding sequence ATGAATCACATTATCCACCATGCATATCATCATGCACATCATTATAAATCAACAAAGAGTATCTATAATATACTCATTGGTAAAAAATCTCATCAAACTTTCTTTGATGCTTGTAGTCAAAGCTTATTATCATTATATCATAGCCTACCACAGTTAAAATATCCGTCATTTGAACGATGTATCAAACAACCACCACAATCAACTTCTACGATAATGACACATCCTCGTTATACATATGACAGCATGAATAATACCTTTAAAGCCATGCAATTATTAATCCAAACAATATCTAATACGCAACATGATGTCTATCAGTTCACGCCGATTACTCAACAACGTTCAATACATAGTAAAGTCAAAGCGGTTTACCAAAAACTGAAAACTTCAGAAAATATTGTTGCATGCCAGCAAGAAATTGAGAACTTATTTTATTCTATTAAGGATAAAAACGGATTTACTTATCTACATTACTACTTACAAGGCTTTGAAGAAAGTATGTATACGCGACAACAAGTAAGCCTTATTGAAGGTGTTTCTCAAATAGAGTTATTTGAATATGAAATGATGGATTTAGTGCAGATGCTTTATGAAATAGAAGATAGCGAGAAATACCCTATATTGCATCAATTAATTGTCTTACCGAAGTTATTAAATAAAACGAGGCTATCCTATAAAGGTATATTAGAAGGTAAACATATGGATCAACTCGCGCAAGAACAAAATGTAAAAATAAATACCATTGAAGACCACGTATTAGAACTTTTTATTAAAGGTTATTTAACCAATTACGATAATTATTTAGACACAAATAAGTTTGACACATTTTCTCAATATTATATTAAAAATAAGAGTGAAAAATTAAAAATATACAAAACATTAACCCCTGAGTTAAGTTATTTTGAAATTAAAATGGCAATTGTAGGTATCGAAAGAGGATTTTTCGATATTTGA
- a CDS encoding ferredoxin: protein MAKYTIVDMDTCIACGACGAAAPDIYDYDDEGIAYVILDDNQGTAEVPEELYEDMEDALEGCPTDSIKIEEEPFDGDALKFE, encoded by the coding sequence TTGGCTAAATATACAATTGTAGATATGGATACATGTATTGCATGTGGCGCATGCGGTGCAGCTGCTCCTGATATATATGACTATGATGATGAAGGTATTGCATATGTTATATTAGACGACAACCAAGGTACTGCTGAAGTACCAGAAGAATTATACGAAGACATGGAAGATGCTTTAGAAGGTTGTCCGACTGATTCAATCAAAATCGAAGAAGAACCATTCGATGGCGATGCATTAAAATTTGAATAA